The following are from one region of the Spodoptera frugiperda isolate SF20-4 chromosome 20, AGI-APGP_CSIRO_Sfru_2.0, whole genome shotgun sequence genome:
- the LOC118262110 gene encoding collagen alpha-2(IV) chain isoform X42, which translates to MGPGTLFYFLAALAIIHASEDTPKTKPKDEFKALSEAREARQYDSYQGQPDNEVVVDIEDDEKKQYYETNYDTSAYGFGYDVGPNGQFHHENRGPDGVTYGCYGYLDPDNFLRATHYVADSHGYRVVEPEKPVEVFPDEKYEYDESTGQALNTRPGQIIPWEKLFFPKGCGRTPGGVPAKPLPKPTPKPPRPIDSSSETTNVKPVQSGQGPNGPYGPGSWQGQPGKPGTPGRPGTPGTPGTPGTPGSPGSPGTPGGPGGPGGPGGPGGPSGGYYPGSSGTPGTAGSPGTPGTPGSPGTPGGPGTPGTSGYPGTAGTPGTPGYPGTEGTPGTPGYPGTAGTPGTPGTPGYPGTEGTPGTPGYPGTAGTPGTPGYPGTEGTPGTPGTPGYPGTAGYPGTAGTPGTPGYPGTEGTPGTPGTPGYPGTEGTPGTPGTPGYPGTAGTPGYPGYYPGGSGGYYPGQPTAPGTDGYYPGQGSGPGGPLGPDGTYGPDGTYYPGTPGTPGTPGTPGSPGGPGGPGGPGGPGGPGGPGGPNGPNGPSNGGYYPGQPGRPGTPGSPGSPGTPGGPGGPGGPGGPGGPGGPNGPNGPSSGGYYPGQPGSPGTPGSPGSPGTPGGPGGPGGPGGPGGPGGPNGPNGPSSGGYYPGQPGSPGTPGSPGSPGTPGGPGGPGGPGGPGGPGGPNGPNGPSSGGYYPGQPGSPGTPGSPGSPGTPGGPGGPGGPGGPGGPGGPNGPNGPSSGGYYPGQPGSPGTPGSPGSPGTPGGPGGPGGPGGPGGPGGPNGPNGPSNGGYYPGQPGSPGSPGSPGSPGTPGGPGGPGGPGGPGGPGGPTDTTTYPGQSSGQPSQPGQPGYPGKPGQPGYPGQPGQPGQPGQPGQPGQGGQPGKPGQPGYPGQPGQPGYPGQPGQPGQPGQPGQGGQPGKPGQPGYPGQPGQPGYPGQPGQPGQGGQPGQPGQPGGPGQPGYPGQPGQPGQGGQPGKPGQPGYPGQPGQPGYPGQPGQPGQPGQGGQPGKPGQPGYPGQPGQPGYPGQPGQPGQPGQGGQPGKPGQPGYPGQPGQPGYPGQPGQPGQPGQGGQPGKPGQPGYPGQPGQPGYPGQPGQPGQPGQGGQPGKPGQPGYPGQPGYPGQPGQPGQPGQGGQPGKPGQPGYPGQPGQPGYPGQPGQPGQPGQGGQPGKPGQPGYPGQPGQPGYPGQPGQPGGPGQQGQPGYPGQPGQPGQGGQPGQPGQPGGPGQPGYPGQPGQPGKPGQPGQPGYPGQPGQPGQPGYPGQPGQPGQPGYPGQPGQPGQPGKPGQPGQPGYPGQPGQPGQPGQPGQPGYPEQPGQPGGPGRPEDLTKPGQPGYPGQQGQPGGPGQPGQPGYPGQPGKPGQPGQPGYPGQPGQPGYPGQPGQPGQPGQQGQPGQPGKPGQPGQPGYPGQPGKPGEPGQPGYPGQPGQPGKPGQPGQPGYPGQPGEPGQPGQPGQPGQPGYPGQPGQPGGPGQPGQPGYPGQPGQAGQPGQPGYPGQPGQPGYPGQQGQPGGPGQPGQPGTPGQPGQPGYPGQPGQPGEPGKPGQPGQPGQPGYPGQPGQPGYPGQQGQPGGPGQPGQPGYPGQPGQPGQPGQPGQPGYPGQPGQPGEPGKPGQPGQPGQPGYPGQPGQPGYPGQQGQPGGPGQPGQPGYPGQPGQPGQPGQPGQPGYPGQPGQPGYPGQQGQPGGPGQPGQPGYPGQPGQPGQPGQPGQPGYPGQPGQPGYPGQQGQPGGPGQPGQPGTPGQPGQPGYPGQPGQPGEPGKPGQPGQPGQPGYPGQPGQPGYPGQQGQPGGPGQPGQPGKPGQPGQPGQPGYPGQPGQPGYPGQQGQPGGPGQPGQPGYPGQQGQPGGPGQPGQPGYPGQPGQPGEPGKPGQPGQPGQPGYPGQPGQPGQPGQSGGPGQPGQPGYPGQPGQPGGPGQPGQPGYPGQPGQPGYPGQPGQPGQPGHPGQPGYPGQPGQPGQPGYPGQPGQPGYPGQPGQPGQPGQPGYPGQPGQPGQPGYPGQPGQPGYPGQPGQPGQPGQPGYPGQPGQPGQPGQPGYPGQPGQPGYPGQPGQPGQPGYPGQPGQYPDSETAPSGTGVQPPATVPSHQMPPFPIYVIPYPLPIVPSPASCPCYLLKPGQNETNVQAQGPQATAPPHYQNQPQYPPYGIIGFVPVVFVPYCPGNASNMNSAQQNFPNAVPVQYSCNQCQASSDIYRYLGRLNGGRSTGFKDLKDLKDLKEIKSLTELDDLLKNQIKPLEKSMHTIAANPRVLAETNDKNEKKEKIETKTPRRRTRTGRTRVSKN; encoded by the exons ATGGGGCCGGGAACACTCTTCTATTTcttg GCCGCGCTGGCTATAATACATGCCAGCGAGGATACGCCAAAGACAAAGCCAAAAGATGAATTCAAAGCATTATCCGAAGCGCGAGAAGCTCGCCAATATGACTCGTACCAGGGACAACCAGATAACGAAGTGGTCGTGGACATAGAGGACGATGAAAAGAAACAGTATTATGAAACCAATTACGACAcaa GTGCATACGGCTTCGGTTATGACGTCGGTCCAAATGGGCAGTTCCATCATGAGAACCGCGGTCCGGATGGCGTCACCTATGGTTGCTATGGTTACTTGGACCCAGATAACTTCCTTCGTGCTACTCACTACGTTGCTGACAGCCACGGATACAGAGTAGTGGAACCAGAGAAACCAGTCGAAGTATTCCCTGACGAGAAATATGAATACGATGAATC CACTGGACAGGCGTTAAACACTCGGCCCGGACAAATCATCCCCTGGGAGAAACTCTTCTTCCCCAAGGGATGCGGTCGTACTCCCGGTGGAGTTCCAGCCAAGCCTTTACCGAAACCTACGCCCAAACCACCTCGTCCCATAGACAGCAGTAGCGAGACCACGAATGTCAAACCTGTACAATCTGGACAAG gACCCAATGGACCTTACGGCCCTGGATCat GGCAAGGtcaaccaggcaagccaggaaCTCCCGGCAGGCCCGGTACTCCAGGTACTCCAGGCACCCCAGGAACCCCAGGCTCTCCCGGTTCTCCCGGCACACCAGGTGGACCAG GAGGTCCAGGTGGTCCCGGCGGCCCCGGTGGTCCATCAGGCGGCTACTACCCCGGCTCTAGTGGAACCCCAGGCACCGCTGGATCTCCAGGAACCCCAGGTACACCCGGTAGTCCCGGTACCCCCGGCGGCCCAGGTACTCCTGGGACCTCAGGTTACCCTGGCACAGCTGGTACCCCAGGTACACCTGGATACCCAGGCACAGAAGGAACCCCAGGTACACCTGGTTACCCAGGCACAGCTGGTACCCCAGGCACACCAGGTACACCTGGATATCCAGGTACAGAAGGCACCCCAGGAACACCTGGTTACCCAGGTACGGCAGGTACCCCAGGTACACCTGGTTACCCAGGCACAGAAGGAACTCCTGGCACTCCAGGTACACCTGGTTACCCAGGCACAGCTGGTTACCCAGGCACAGCTGGTACCCCAGGCACACCTGGTTACCCAGGCACAGAAGGAACCCCAGGAACACCAGGCACACCTGGTTACCCAGGCACAGAAGGAACCCCAGGCACACCAGGCACACCTGGATATCCAGGCACAGCAGGCACACCTGGTTACCCAGGATACTATCCCGGCG GCTCAGGTGGATATTACCCAGGACAACCAACTGCACCAG GCACAGACGGCTATTATCCAGGACAAGGTAGTGGACCAG GAGGACCATTAGGTCCTGATGGTACTTATGGTCCCGATGGTACCTACTACCCGGGCACTCCAGGAACACCAGGCACACCAGGCACACCAGGCAGCCCCGGCGGCCCTGGCGGCCCag GAGGTCCCGGAGGGCCCGGCGGTCCTGGAGGCCCCGGAGGACCTAATGGACCCAATGGCCCATCAAACGGCGGCTACTACCCAGGACAACCCGGCAGACCTGGCACTCCAGGCAGTCCAGGATCACCAGGTACTCCAGGAGGACCAGGAGGTCCAGGTGGACCAGGAGGTCCTGGAGGACCAGGAGGACCAAACGGACCCAATGGCCCTTCAAGCGGCGGATACTACCCAGGACAACCCGGCAGCCCTGGCACTCCAGGAAGCCCAGGATCACCAGGCACTCCAGGAGGACCAGGTGGACCAGGTGGACCAGGAGGTCCAGGAGGACCTGGTGGACCTAATGGACCCAATGGCCCTTCAAGCGGCGGCTACTACCCAGGACAACCCGGCAGCCCTGGCACTCCAGGCAGCCCAGGATCACCAGGCACTCCAGGAGGACCAGGAGGTCCGGGCGGACCAGGTGGCCCAGGAGGTCCCGGAGGGCCTAATGGACCCAATGGCCCTTCAAGCGGTGGCTACTACCCAGGACAACCCGGCAGCCCTGGCACTCCAGGCAGCCCAGGATCACCAGGCACTCCAGGAG GACCAGGAGGTCCGGGCGGGCCAGGTGGACCTGGAGGTCCCGGAGGGCCTAATGGACCCAATGGCCCTTCAAGCGGCGGATACTACCCAGGACAACCCGGCAGCCCTGGCACTCCAGGCAGCCCAGGATCACCAGGCACTCCAGGAGGTCCAGGAGGACCAGGTGGGCCAGGTGGACCAGGTGGCCCGGGAGGGCCAAACGGACCCAATGGCCCTTCGAACGGCGGATACTACCCAGGACAACCCGGCAGCCCCGGTTCACCAGGAAGCCCAGGATCACCAGGAACACCCG gtggTCCCGGAGGTCCAGGTGGTCCCGGTGGACCTGGAGGACCCGGTGGTCCCACCGACACAACAACTTATCCAGGACAATCAA GTGGCCAACCTAGTCAACCAGGACAGCCGGGATACCCAGGCAAACCAGGACAGCCTGGCTACCCAGGACAACCAGGACAACCAGGGCAACCAGGACAACCCGGACAGCCAGGACAAGGTGGCCAACCTGGTAAACCAGGACAGCCAGGATACCCAGGCCAACCAGGACAGCCAGGATACCCAGGACAACCAGGCCAACCAGGACAACCAGGACAGCCAGGACAAGGTGGTCAACCTGGTAAACCAGGACAGCCAGGATACCCAGGCCAACCAGGACAGCCTGGCTACCCAGGACAACCAGGACAACCAG gACAAGGAGGACAACCTGGTCAACCTGGACAGCCAGGTGGCCCAGGACAGCCAGGATACCCAGGACAACCAGGACAGCCAGGACAAGGTGGCCAACCTGGTAAACCAGGACAGCCAGGATACCCAGGACAACCAGGTCAGCCAGGATACCCAGGACAACCAGGACAACCCGGACAGCCAGGACAAGGTGGCCAACCTGGTAAACCAGGACAGCCAGGATACCCAGGCCAACCAGGACAGCCAGGATACCCAGGACAACCAGGACAACCCGGACAGCCAGGACAAGGTGGCCAACCTGGTAAACCAGGACAGCCAGGATACCCAGGCCAACCAGGACAGCCAGGATACCCAGGACAACCAGGACAACCCGGACAGCCAGGACAAGGTGGCCAACCTGGTAAACCAGGACAGCCAGGATACCCAGGCCAACCAGGACAGCCAGGATACCCAGGACAACCAGGACAACCCGGACAGCCAGGACAAGGTGGCCAACCTGGTAAACCAGGACAGCCAGGATACCCAGGACAACCAG GATACCCAGGACAACCAGGACAACCCGGACAGCCAGGACAAGGTGGCCAACCTGGTAAACCAGGACAGCCAGGATACCCAGGACAACCAGGACAGCCAGGATACCCAGGACAACCAGGACAACCCGGACAGCCAGGACAAGGTGGCCAACCTGGTAAACCAGGACAGCCAGGATACCCAGGTCAACCAGGACAGCCAGGCTACCCAGGACAACCAGGACAGCCAGGTGGCCCAGGACAGCAAGGACAACCGGGTTATCCAGGACAACCAG GACAACCAGGGCAAGGAGGACAACCTGGTCAACCTGGACAGCCAGGTGGCCCAGGACAGCCAGGATACCCAGGACAACCAGGTCAGCCCGGAAAACCGGGACAACCTGGGCAGCCAGGTTACCCAGGGCAGCCCGGTCAGCCAGGACAGCCAGGATACCCAGGGCAACCCGGTCAGCCAGGGCAGCCAGGATACCCAGGTCAACCAGGACAACCAGGTCAACCCGGAAAACCGGGACAACCCGGGCAGCCAGGATACCCAGGGCAACCCGGTCAGCCAGGACAGCCAGGACAACCAGGGCAGCCCGGATATCCAGAACAACCAGGACAGCCAG gaGGACCAGGACGTCCTGAAGACCTAACTAAACCAGGTCAGCCAGGATACCCAGGACAGCAAGGACAACCCGGTGGTCCAGGACAGCCAGGACAACCTGGATACCCAGGACAACCAG GTAAACCAGGACAACCTGGTCAACCAGGATATCCAGGACAGCCAGGACAGCCCGGATACCCGGGACAACCTGGTCAACCAGGACAGCCAGGTCAACAAGGACAACCAGGACAGCCTGGTAAACCAGGTCAGCCAGGCCAGCCAGGATATCCAGGACAACCTGGCAAACCAGGCGAACCAGGCCAACCAGGATACCCAGGACAACCAGGACAACCTGGCAAACCGGGTCAACCTGGCCAGCCAGGATACCCAGGACAAccag GTGAACCAGGCCAACCTGGTCAACCCGGACAGCCAGGACAACCAGGATACCCAGGACAGCCAGGACAACCCGGTGGTCCAGGTCAGCCAGGCCAACCAGGATACCCAGGACAGCCAGGTCAAGCAGGACAACCAGGTCAACCAGGATACCCCGGACAGCCCGGACAGCCAGGATACCCAGGACAGCAAGGACAACCTGGTGGCCCAGGACAGCCAGGGCAACCAGGTACACCAGGCCAGCCCGGCCAACCAGGATACCCAGGCCAACCAGGTCAACCAGGAGAACCTGGCAAACCAGGACAACCTGGCCAGCCAGGACAACCAGGATACCCAGGACAGCCCGGACAGCCAGGTTACCCTGGACAGCAAGGACAACCTGGTGGTCCAGGACAGCCAGGACAACCAGGATACCCAGGACAACCCGGACAACCAGGTCAACCAGGCCAGCCCGGCCAACCAGGATACCCAGGCCAACCAGGACAACCAGGAGAACCTGGCAAACCAGGACAACCTGGCCAGCCAGGACAACCAGGATACCCAGGACAGCCCGGACAGCCAGGTTACCCTGGACAGCAAGGACAACCTGGTGGTCCAGGACAGCCAGGACAACCAGGATACCCAGGACAACCCGGACAACCAGGTCAACCAGGCCAGCCCGGCCAACCAGGATACCCAGGCCAACCAGGTCAACCAGGATACCCAGGGCAACAAGGACAACCCGGTGGTCCAGGACAGCCAGGACAACCAGGATACCCAGGACAACCCGGACAACCAGGTCAACCAGGCCAGCCCGGCCAACCAGGATACCCAGGCCAACCAGGTCAACCAGGATACCCAGGGCAACAAGGACAACCCGGTGGTCCAGGACAACCCGGACAACCAGGTACACCAGGCCAGCCCGGCCAACCAGGATACCCAGGGCAGCCAGGTCAACCAGGAGAACCTGGTAAACCAGGACAACCCGGACAACCAGGTCAACCAGGATACCCCGGACAGCCCGGACAGCCAGGATACCCAGGACAGCAAGGACAACCCGGTGGTCCAGGACAACCCGGACAACCAGGTAAACCAGGACAACCCGGACAACCAG GTCAACCAGGATACCCCGGACAGCCCGGACAGCCAGGATACCCAGGACAGCAAGGACAGCCCGGTGGTCCAGGACAGCCAGGACAACCAG GATACCCAGGACAGCAAGGACAACCCGGTGGTCCAGGACAGCCAGGGCAACCAGGATACCCAGGCCAACCAGGTCAACCAGGAGAACCTGGCAAACCAGGACAGCCTGGCCAGCCAGGACAACCAGGATACCCAGGACAGCCCGGACAACCAGGACAACCAGGGCAATCAG GTGGCCCCGGACAACCAGGACAACCTGGATATCCAGGACAACCAGGACAGCCTGGAGGGCCTGGACAACCTGGACAACCGGGTTACCCAGGACAGCCCGGACAGCCGGGATACCCAGGACAGCCAGGTCAGCCAGGTCAACCTGGACACCCAGGGCAGCCGGGATACCCAGGACAACCAGGACAACCAGGACAGCCCGGATACCCAGGACAACCAGGACAGCCCGGATACCCAGGTCAGCCAGGACAACCAGGACAACCAGGACAGCCGGGATACCCAGGACAACCAGGACAACCAGGACAGCCGGGATACCCAGGACAACCAGGACAGCCGGGATACCCAGGTCAGCCAGGACAACCAGGACAACCAGGACAGCCGGGATACCCAGGTCAGCCAGGACAACCAGGACAACCAGGACAGCCGGGATACCCAGGACAGCCAGGACAACCAGGCTACCCCGGACAGCCAGGACAACCAGGACAGCCGGGATACCCAGGTCAACCAGGACAATACCCAG ATTCTGAAACGGCACCGTCTGGCACCGGAGTACAACCACCTGCCACTGTAC